The Asticcacaulis sp. EMRT-3 region GGCCGGACGGTGAATCCATCGGCGTCGGGCGGTAGTCGGGATTCTGGCCATAGACAATGCCGGTATGCCAGATTTGCGGGGCGATCTTGCCGCCCCTGGCGTGCACCGCCTCGACCACCTTTGCCCAGCCGTTCAGGCCCTCGCCGTAAAAATTGGGGATATTGGCTTCGTTTTTTGAGGCCGGACGCTCAATCACCGTGCCTTCGGTCAGGATCAGGCCGACGCCGTTTTCGGCGCGGCGCTCATAATAGGCCGCGACATGCTCATCCGGCACGCCACCGGGCGACATGTTGCGGGTCATCGGGGCCATGACCACGCGGTTGGGCAGGGTCAGATTTTTCAGCGAAAACGGCGAAAACAGGGTGTTGGATGACATGTGGGCTCCATAACAGAAAACGTATCTGTTGCTGATATGGTTTCGCCAGCGCCAACTGCAAGGCAATACTCCCGCATTGCAGCAAATAAACCGCTTACGCGCCGAGTGCCGCCATCACGGCCTCGGCGATCTTACGGAACCGGCCCGCCATCTCGCCTTCGGGTTCCAGCGCCGTCAGCGGGCGGCCCGCATCGCAGCCCTTGCGCAGGGCCGGATCGAGCGGCACTTCGCCGAGAAACGCCACGTCCAGCGCACCCGCCATCGCCTTCGCGCCACCGCGCCCGAAGACCTCGATCTCGCTGCCATCGGGGCCCGTCAGATACGCCATATTCTCGATCACGCCCAGCACCTTCACCCCCGTCTTGCCGAACAGGGTGACGGCCCGCCTGGCATCGGCCAGCGCCATTTCCTGCGGCGTGGACACCACCACCGCCCCGTCGATCAGGGTCTTTTGGGTGAGCGTAAGCTGCACATCGCCCGTGCCCGGCGGCAGATCGATCACCAGCACGTCGAGCGGCTCCTCCGCCGTGCCCCAGCGCGTCTGGGTCAGCAATTGCGTCAGGGCCTGCGAGGCCATCGGGCCGCGCCAGATCATGGCCTGATCGGGATCGACGAGAAAACCGACCGAATTGACCTTCAGCCCAAAAGCTTCAGGCGGCACCATCAGCTTGTCAGCGCCAAATTCCGGCGGCTTGGACAGGCCCAGCATGACGGGTGCGGACGGGCCGTAAATATCGGCATCGAGCAGGCCGATTTTCAGGCCCAGTTGCGACAAGCCGATGGCCAGCCCCAGCGACAGGCTCGACTTGCCGACCCCGCCCTTGCCGGAACCGACAACGATGACATGCTTCACATGGTTGGGGCGGCTTGAGGCCACCGGCGCTTTCGGGCGGCTGTCCTCGACCGCGCGTTCGGACAGCTTGGCCGAGGGGGCCTTGCCCGCCTGCGGGGCCGCCGCCATTTCCGCCGTCAGCACCACCTGTACCTTGCCGACACCGGGCAGGGTCTTTAAAAGCTTTTCCGCCGCCAGCCGCACCGGCCCATATTCGGTGACGCGCGCTTCGGGCACTTCCAGCATGAAGCCCGTGCGTTCGGGCAGCACGATCAGGGCGCGCACCATGCCGGCCTCGGCAAGACCCTTGCCGCTCATCGGATCGGTAATGGTGTTGAGCGCGGAAAGCACCTGATCGCGGTCAAGAGGGGGCATGGACGAACCTTCGGGGACTGTCTAAAACGGGCATTCCTTAGGCCCATTGCGGGTCGGTTAAAAGACCTAAAGCTGCGATGAGCGCATTTGACGCCCCCCTTTATCTGCTGGCCGGCCCGACGGCTTCGGGCAAGTCGGCCAAAGCCCTGGCCTGGGCGCAAAGTACGGGCGGCACCATCCTCAATGCCGATTCGATGCAGCTTTACGCCGACCTGCCGATCCTGACGGCGCGGCCTTCGGCGGAAGATGAGGCGATGGCCCCGCATGTGCTGTATGGCGAGATCGGGCCGCAAACCCTGTGGTCGGCGGGCGAATGGCTTCGGGCGGCCAGACCCTATATCGACGCTGCGCTGAACGGCGGGCCGAAGCTATGTATCACCGGCGGCACCGGCCTCTATTTCAACAGCCTCATTCATGGTCTGGCCGAGATTCCTGAGATCGGCGACGAGGCCCGCCAGCAGGCGCGCCGCGCTTATGAAACCCTCGGCGAGGCGGCTTTCCGCGAAACCCTGCGCCAGCACGATCCGGCGGCGGCCACGCGCATCATGGCCCATGACCGCCAGCGCCTGACGCGGGCTTATGAGGTTTTCCTGCAAACCGGCGTGGCCTTGAGCGACTGGCAGGCGCGCACCCGGCCCGAACTGCCCGACGGTTCCTACCATCTCGAAATCCTCGATCCGCCGC contains the following coding sequences:
- the miaA gene encoding tRNA (adenosine(37)-N6)-dimethylallyltransferase MiaA yields the protein MSAFDAPLYLLAGPTASGKSAKALAWAQSTGGTILNADSMQLYADLPILTARPSAEDEAMAPHVLYGEIGPQTLWSAGEWLRAARPYIDAALNGGPKLCITGGTGLYFNSLIHGLAEIPEIGDEARQQARRAYETLGEAAFRETLRQHDPAAATRIMAHDRQRLTRAYEVFLQTGVALSDWQARTRPELPDGSYHLEILDPPRDQLYARCDARLQIMLDQGALDEVRDLVQSGLAPDWPIMRVLGLNELSAHLRGEMTREDALKLARQKTRNYAKRQMTWFRNQFG
- a CDS encoding Mrp/NBP35 family ATP-binding protein; its protein translation is MPPLDRDQVLSALNTITDPMSGKGLAEAGMVRALIVLPERTGFMLEVPEARVTEYGPVRLAAEKLLKTLPGVGKVQVVLTAEMAAAPQAGKAPSAKLSERAVEDSRPKAPVASSRPNHVKHVIVVGSGKGGVGKSSLSLGLAIGLSQLGLKIGLLDADIYGPSAPVMLGLSKPPEFGADKLMVPPEAFGLKVNSVGFLVDPDQAMIWRGPMASQALTQLLTQTRWGTAEEPLDVLVIDLPPGTGDVQLTLTQKTLIDGAVVVSTPQEMALADARRAVTLFGKTGVKVLGVIENMAYLTGPDGSEIEVFGRGGAKAMAGALDVAFLGEVPLDPALRKGCDAGRPLTALEPEGEMAGRFRKIAEAVMAALGA